A stretch of the Mesorhizobium sp. Pch-S genome encodes the following:
- a CDS encoding D-amino acid dehydrogenase produces the protein MRILVLGSGVIGVTAAYYLAEAGHEVTVVDRQGGPALETSFGNAGEVSPGYSSPWAGPGVPVKAIKWLLMHFGPLVIRPKVDPAMVSWVLKMLRNCTEARYAVNKARMVPIAEYSRDCLKALRGEIGIAYDDRARGTLQLFRNQKQLDGTAGDIEVLKQFGVPYEVLDPAGCIGAEPALANVKGKFVGGLRLPGDETGDCKIFTERLAEHAAKRGVSFRFNTVIKGIATEGGRIAGVDTSEGLLTADAYVCALGSYSPIMLKPLGLSIPVYPIKGYSITVPISDAAGAPESTVMDETYKVAITRLGDRIRVGGTAEISGYDLALRPARRATLEHSVTDLFPRGGDVSKASFWCGLRPMTPDGPPIIGKTRYDNLFLSTGHGTLGWTMACGSGRVLADIVSGRKPDIDVSELGMSRYA, from the coding sequence ATGAGAATTCTGGTGCTTGGAAGCGGCGTGATCGGGGTAACCGCCGCCTACTATCTGGCGGAGGCCGGCCATGAGGTGACGGTGGTGGACCGCCAGGGTGGTCCGGCCCTGGAAACCAGTTTCGGCAATGCCGGCGAGGTTTCGCCCGGTTACTCCTCGCCTTGGGCTGGCCCCGGCGTTCCGGTCAAGGCGATCAAGTGGCTGCTGATGCATTTCGGGCCGCTGGTGATCCGTCCCAAGGTCGATCCCGCCATGGTGTCGTGGGTGCTGAAGATGCTGCGCAACTGCACCGAGGCGCGTTATGCCGTGAACAAGGCGCGCATGGTACCGATCGCCGAATACAGCCGCGATTGCCTGAAGGCGCTGCGTGGCGAAATCGGCATCGCGTATGACGATCGCGCCAGGGGTACCCTGCAACTGTTCCGCAACCAGAAGCAGCTTGACGGCACTGCCGGCGACATCGAGGTGCTGAAGCAGTTCGGTGTGCCCTACGAGGTGCTTGATCCAGCCGGCTGCATCGGCGCGGAACCGGCTTTGGCCAATGTGAAAGGCAAGTTCGTTGGTGGCCTGCGCCTGCCGGGCGACGAAACAGGCGACTGCAAGATTTTCACGGAACGGCTTGCCGAACATGCGGCAAAGCGCGGCGTGAGCTTCCGCTTCAACACAGTGATCAAGGGCATTGCCACCGAAGGCGGCCGCATCGCCGGTGTGGACACCAGTGAAGGGCTGCTGACGGCGGACGCCTATGTCTGCGCGCTCGGCAGCTATTCCCCGATCATGTTGAAGCCGCTCGGCCTTTCGATTCCGGTCTACCCGATCAAGGGATATTCGATCACGGTGCCGATCTCCGATGCCGCCGGCGCGCCGGAATCGACCGTCATGGACGAGACCTACAAGGTGGCGATCACGCGACTGGGCGATCGTATCCGCGTCGGTGGTACGGCCGAGATTTCGGGCTACGATCTTGCCCTGCGTCCCGCACGGCGCGCGACGCTCGAACATTCGGTCACCGATCTGTTTCCGCGCGGTGGCGATGTGTCGAAGGCCAGTTTCTGGTGCGGGCTCAGGCCGATGACGCCGGACGGCCCGCCGATCATCGGCAAGACGCGCTATGACAACCTCTTCCTCTCCACCGGCCATGGCACGCTGGGCTGGACCATGGCCTGCGGATCGGGGCGGGTGCTGGCCGACATCGTGTCGGGCAGGAAGCCGGACATCGACGTCAGCGAACTCGGCATGTCCCGCTACGCCTGA
- a CDS encoding VOC family protein — MFRNRKLGTICYFVTDIGRTETFYRDVLGLEIENMGDAGDGHDWLMAKTANNIELIFFQQESRPGNSPIIVFEIAEGGIDDVVAGLAEKGATIVTPVSHAPGGWSAEIADPDGHQISMYQSEEQPRSLRT; from the coding sequence GTGTTCCGCAACAGAAAGCTTGGCACCATCTGCTATTTCGTCACCGACATCGGCCGCACCGAAACCTTCTATCGCGACGTTCTCGGTCTCGAAATCGAGAACATGGGCGATGCCGGCGATGGCCATGACTGGCTGATGGCGAAGACCGCCAACAACATCGAACTGATTTTCTTCCAGCAGGAATCGCGACCGGGCAATTCGCCCATCATCGTCTTCGAGATCGCCGAGGGTGGCATCGACGACGTGGTGGCAGGGCTCGCCGAAAAAGGCGCTACCATCGTCACGCCGGTCAGCCATGCCCCCGGGGGGTGGTCGGCCGAGATCGCCGACCCAGACGGCCATCAGATCTCGATGTATCAGTCGGAGGAGCAGCCGCGTTCGCTGAGGACTTAG
- a CDS encoding transcriptional regulator, with protein sequence MLSRPYVELLRQAQRVSRRADEAEDLLQAVLLSAIEAGRSDLSCPDNRRWLQGAIRKRAAFEARSAIRRRQRETRWQAEPEASATRGDMPNTFVATLPAALRTTALLALTGHTRREIAWLLRLSDPALRQRIAEIRRRWRDIGGDRLEEIPGLDGLLHFGSIRRALLGPSRRDGVLLASHDPDGHLFLVSIPSQIGMARQQSQRKPSNQE encoded by the coding sequence TTGCTGTCGCGACCCTATGTCGAACTGCTACGCCAAGCTCAACGCGTGTCGAGACGTGCCGACGAAGCGGAAGACCTTTTGCAGGCGGTTCTGCTTTCGGCCATCGAGGCCGGCCGCTCCGACCTTTCCTGCCCGGACAACCGCCGATGGTTGCAGGGCGCCATCCGCAAGCGGGCCGCATTCGAGGCCCGCTCCGCCATCCGGCGACGCCAGCGCGAGACCCGCTGGCAAGCTGAGCCGGAGGCGTCTGCCACGCGCGGGGATATGCCCAATACTTTTGTGGCCACGCTGCCTGCGGCACTCAGGACCACAGCGCTGTTGGCGCTGACCGGCCACACGCGCCGAGAGATAGCCTGGCTGCTGCGCCTGTCAGATCCGGCCTTGCGGCAACGCATCGCCGAAATCAGGCGACGATGGCGCGACATCGGTGGAGACCGGCTCGAGGAAATTCCCGGCCTCGACGGCCTGCTGCATTTTGGCAGCATCCGGCGCGCCTTGCTTGGGCCGTCGCGACGCGACGGCGTACTGCTCGCCAGCCATGATCCCGACGGTCATCTTTTTTTGGTGAGCATCCCCTCACAAATCGGCATGGCGCGGCAACAGAGCCAACGCAAACCCTCGAACCAGGAGTAG
- a CDS encoding LysR family transcriptional regulator — MNWDDVRIFLAVARTGQILGAARRLELNHATVSRRIATLEEALRTKLFRRLTTGSELTPAGERFLDIAERMEAEMIAARSTVAGEGDDISGTVRIGAPDGFGVAYLAPRLGALTAMHRELTVQLVPVPRSFSLSRREADIAITVERPTEGRLVAGKLVDYTLGLYASRAYADKHGLPRSREELKDHTLIGYVPDLIVSQSLDYAAEFSHDWHSTFAISSAMGQAEAVRSGAGVGILHTFVARSMPELVPVEAAPPIRRAYWLVYHESVRQLRRIQVVASFIAGLVEKDRALFL, encoded by the coding sequence ATGAACTGGGATGACGTGCGCATCTTCCTTGCCGTCGCCCGCACCGGCCAGATACTGGGTGCGGCCAGGCGCCTGGAACTAAACCACGCCACGGTCTCCCGGCGCATTGCCACCCTGGAAGAGGCGCTGCGCACCAAACTGTTCCGGCGGCTGACCACAGGCTCCGAACTGACGCCGGCCGGCGAACGGTTCCTCGATATTGCCGAGCGCATGGAAGCCGAAATGATCGCCGCCCGCTCGACGGTCGCCGGCGAAGGCGACGACATCTCGGGCACCGTGCGCATCGGCGCGCCTGACGGCTTCGGCGTTGCCTATCTCGCACCACGGCTCGGCGCGCTGACTGCCATGCACCGGGAACTCACCGTGCAGCTGGTGCCGGTGCCCCGTTCTTTCTCATTGTCGCGACGCGAGGCGGATATCGCCATCACCGTCGAACGACCGACGGAAGGCAGGCTCGTCGCCGGCAAGCTCGTCGACTACACGCTTGGCCTCTATGCCTCGCGCGCCTATGCCGACAAGCATGGTTTGCCCCGAAGTCGAGAGGAGTTGAAGGACCATACGCTGATCGGCTACGTGCCCGACCTGATCGTCAGCCAGTCGCTCGACTATGCCGCCGAATTCAGCCACGACTGGCATTCCACATTCGCCATATCCTCGGCCATGGGCCAGGCCGAGGCCGTGCGCTCCGGCGCAGGGGTCGGCATCCTGCACACCTTTGTCGCCCGCTCGATGCCGGAACTGGTGCCGGTGGAAGCAGCTCCGCCGATCCGCCGTGCCTATTGGCTGGTCTACCATGAGAGCGTGCGCCAGCTCAGGCGCATCCAGGTGGTGGCATCCTTCATAGCCGGGCTTGTCGAAAAGGATCGCGCCCTGTTTCTTTGA
- a CDS encoding CoA-acylating methylmalonate-semialdehyde dehydrogenase produces the protein MIDYGHFIGGKRVAGTSGRKQDVMQPMDGSVRGTVALASKSELRAAVENAKEAQVKWAAVNPQRRVRVLMKFLELANREYDSLADILAREHGKTIADAKGDIQRGLEVVEVCIGAPHMMKGEFTDGAGPGIDVYSMRQPLGVVAGITPFNFPAMIPLWKIAPAIACGNAFILKPSERDPGVPLRIAELFIEAGLPEGVLNVVNGDKEVVDAILDDPDIKAIGFVGSTPIAQYIYSRGCAAGKRVQCFGGAKNHMIIMPDADMDQTVDALIGAGYGSAGERCMAISVAVPVGNDTANRLMEKLIPRVESLKVGPSTDSAADFGPVVTRQALERIKGYVDLGVKEGAKLVVDGRGFKMQGYENGYYMGGCLFDDVTPDMTIYKEEIFGPVLSVVRAPRYEDAIKLANDHEMGNGVAIFTRDGDAARDFASRVQVGMVGVNVPIPVPIAYYTFGGWKASSFGDLNQHGPDAFRFYTKTKTVTSRWPSGVKDGAEFVIPTMN, from the coding sequence ATGATCGACTACGGTCATTTCATCGGTGGCAAGCGTGTCGCCGGCACCAGCGGGCGCAAGCAGGATGTGATGCAGCCGATGGACGGCTCGGTGCGTGGCACCGTGGCGCTGGCTTCGAAGTCGGAACTGCGCGCCGCCGTCGAGAACGCCAAGGAAGCTCAGGTGAAATGGGCCGCGGTCAACCCGCAACGCCGCGTGCGCGTGCTGATGAAGTTCCTGGAACTTGCCAATCGCGAGTATGACTCGCTCGCCGATATCCTTGCCCGTGAGCACGGCAAGACCATCGCCGACGCCAAGGGCGATATCCAGCGTGGCCTGGAAGTGGTCGAGGTCTGCATCGGTGCGCCGCACATGATGAAGGGCGAATTCACCGACGGTGCTGGCCCGGGCATCGACGTCTATTCGATGCGCCAGCCGCTCGGTGTCGTTGCCGGCATCACCCCGTTCAACTTCCCTGCCATGATCCCGCTGTGGAAGATCGCCCCGGCGATTGCCTGCGGCAACGCCTTCATCCTGAAGCCGTCCGAGCGCGATCCCGGCGTGCCGCTGCGGATTGCCGAGCTTTTCATCGAAGCTGGCTTGCCGGAAGGCGTCCTCAATGTCGTCAACGGCGACAAGGAAGTGGTCGATGCCATCCTCGACGATCCGGACATCAAGGCCATCGGCTTTGTCGGCTCGACGCCGATCGCGCAATACATCTATTCGCGCGGTTGTGCGGCCGGCAAGCGCGTGCAGTGCTTCGGCGGCGCCAAGAATCACATGATCATCATGCCCGACGCCGATATGGACCAGACTGTCGACGCCCTGATCGGTGCCGGTTACGGCTCGGCCGGCGAGCGCTGCATGGCGATCTCCGTCGCGGTTCCGGTCGGCAACGATACCGCCAACCGGCTGATGGAAAAGCTGATCCCGCGTGTCGAGAGCCTGAAGGTCGGCCCCTCGACCGATTCCGCCGCCGATTTCGGCCCGGTCGTGACTAGGCAAGCGCTGGAGCGCATCAAGGGTTACGTCGATCTCGGCGTGAAGGAAGGCGCGAAGCTGGTTGTCGATGGCCGCGGTTTCAAGATGCAGGGCTATGAGAATGGCTACTACATGGGCGGTTGCCTGTTCGATGACGTGACGCCCGACATGACGATCTACAAGGAAGAGATCTTCGGCCCAGTGCTGTCGGTGGTGCGTGCGCCGCGCTACGAGGACGCGATCAAGCTCGCCAACGACCACGAGATGGGCAATGGCGTTGCTATCTTCACCCGCGACGGCGATGCGGCGCGCGATTTCGCCAGCCGTGTGCAGGTCGGCATGGTCGGCGTGAACGTGCCGATCCCGGTTCCGATCGCCTACTACACGTTCGGTGGCTGGAAGGCGTCGTCCTTCGGCGATCTCAACCAGCACGGTCCGGACGCGTTCCGCTTCTACACCAAGACCAAGACGGTCACCTCGCGCTGGCCGTCGGGCGTCAAGGATGGTGCAGAATTCGTCATCCCGACGATGAACTAG
- a CDS encoding helix-turn-helix transcriptional regulator, giving the protein MPIIVNLDVMLARRKVRSKELAGKVGITEQNLSLLKSGKVKGVRFSTLSRICAELDCQPGDLLEYQPGAEEEDEG; this is encoded by the coding sequence ATGCCGATCATCGTCAATCTCGATGTCATGCTGGCGCGCCGTAAGGTGCGGTCCAAGGAGCTTGCCGGCAAGGTCGGCATCACCGAGCAGAACCTTTCGCTGCTCAAATCCGGCAAGGTGAAAGGCGTGCGCTTCTCGACATTGTCGCGAATATGCGCCGAGCTCGACTGCCAGCCAGGAGACCTGCTCGAATACCAGCCGGGAGCCGAGGAAGAAGACGAGGGATAA
- a CDS encoding GntR family transcriptional regulator has translation MPVTERGETAESASAKAYRVLEKMIVTLELAPGSVTTERALIEKTSLGRTPVREAIQRLAWEGLVAIRSRAGLEIAPLHAGDWLKVLDARRGTEIILARSAARFATPEIVARLQATALAIHSAVVSSDVVGYLEAEKSLDDSIALAADNQFAARLIVPLQIHSRRFWFRFQSGTGLAEVAGNHVTLIRAILERDQDSAAAEADRLMALLCLHAQAAAMR, from the coding sequence GTGCCTGTAACGGAACGCGGCGAAACCGCTGAATCGGCGAGCGCCAAAGCCTATCGTGTGCTCGAAAAAATGATCGTCACGCTCGAACTCGCTCCCGGCAGTGTGACCACTGAAAGAGCCCTGATCGAAAAAACGTCGCTCGGTCGCACCCCTGTCCGAGAGGCGATCCAGCGCCTCGCCTGGGAGGGGCTTGTTGCGATCCGTTCCCGCGCCGGTCTCGAAATCGCCCCACTCCATGCAGGCGACTGGCTGAAGGTGCTCGATGCACGCCGAGGCACCGAAATCATTCTCGCACGCTCGGCCGCCCGTTTCGCCACACCGGAAATCGTAGCCCGCCTGCAAGCAACTGCGCTCGCCATTCACAGCGCGGTCGTCAGCAGCGATGTCGTCGGATACCTCGAAGCGGAAAAATCACTCGATGACTCGATAGCGCTCGCCGCAGACAATCAATTCGCCGCCCGGCTCATTGTGCCCCTGCAGATACACAGCCGCCGTTTCTGGTTCCGTTTCCAAAGCGGCACCGGCCTCGCCGAAGTGGCCGGCAATCACGTCACACTGATCCGCGCCATCCTGGAACGAGATCAGGATTCGGCCGCGGCAGAAGCCGACAGGTTGATGGCGCTGCTGTGCCTGCATGCCCAGGCCGCCGCGATGCGGTGA
- a CDS encoding branched-chain amino acid ABC transporter permease LivH (LivHMGF is the membrane component of the LIV-I/LS branched-chain amino acid transporter), with protein sequence MQYFVQQLVNGLTLGSIYGLIAIGYTMVYGIIGMINFAHGDIFMVGAFTALIVFLILGAMFASVPVVIALLIMMIVAMLLTSLYNWTIEKVAYRPLRGSFRLAPLITAIGMSIALSNFVQVTQGPRNKPIPPMVSQVYNVGGISISLKQIIIVVVTAVLLALFWYLVNKTALGRAQRACEQDRKMAALLGIDVDRTISITFIMGAALAAVAGTLFLMYYGVVSFSDGFVPGVKAFTAAVLGGIGSLPGAVLGGLLIGFIESMWSAYFSIDYKDVAAFSILAIVLIFLPSGILGRPEVEKV encoded by the coding sequence ATGCAGTATTTCGTTCAGCAGCTTGTGAACGGGCTGACGCTCGGGTCCATTTATGGGCTCATCGCGATCGGCTACACGATGGTCTACGGCATCATCGGCATGATCAACTTCGCCCATGGCGATATCTTCATGGTCGGGGCGTTCACCGCGCTGATCGTGTTCCTGATCCTTGGCGCCATGTTCGCCTCGGTGCCGGTGGTCATCGCGCTCCTGATCATGATGATCGTCGCGATGCTGCTGACCAGTCTCTACAACTGGACGATCGAGAAGGTCGCCTATCGCCCGTTGCGCGGTTCCTTCCGCCTTGCCCCGCTGATCACTGCCATTGGCATGTCGATCGCCCTCTCCAATTTCGTGCAGGTCACGCAGGGGCCGCGCAACAAGCCGATCCCGCCGATGGTCAGCCAGGTCTATAACGTCGGCGGCATCTCCATTTCGCTGAAGCAGATCATCATCGTGGTGGTCACGGCGGTGCTGCTGGCGCTGTTCTGGTATCTCGTCAACAAGACCGCACTTGGCCGCGCCCAGCGCGCCTGCGAGCAGGACCGCAAGATGGCGGCGCTGCTCGGCATCGATGTCGATCGCACCATCTCCATCACCTTCATCATGGGTGCTGCGCTTGCCGCCGTCGCCGGCACGCTGTTCCTGATGTATTACGGCGTCGTCTCCTTCTCCGATGGTTTCGTGCCTGGCGTGAAAGCCTTCACGGCGGCCGTGCTCGGTGGCATCGGCTCGTTGCCGGGTGCAGTGCTCGGTGGTCTGCTGATCGGCTTCATCGAGAGCATGTGGTCGGCCTATTTCTCCATCGACTACAAGGACGTCGCCGCCTTCTCGATCCTGGCGATCGTGCTGATCTTCCTGCCTTCCGGCATCCTCGGCCGGCCAGAAGTCGAAAAGGTCTGA
- the livM gene encoding high-affinity branched-chain amino acid ABC transporter permease LivM, producing the protein MAVTVSNNTGDTVANPMARAFREAIYAGLVAFGLFVLLIGLRTDQNIRNELVLIQRWGLLAIVVGITALGRFLYVAFAIPAMERAKAEKAAAPAAAAEPGFVRRNFNSLGIAALVLYPILVVSLVGFQSSLKWVDNFGIQILIYVMLAWGLNIVVGLAGLLDLGYVAFYAVGAYAYALLGTHYGLSFWILLPAAGIMAAFWGILLGFPVLRLRGDYLAIVTLAFGEIIRLVLINWREVTNGAAGISGIPKVSFFGLMSFNVSDPNYIAKVLGIAQSGAYYKIFLYYLILAMALVTAFVTIRLRRMPVGRAWEALREDEIACRSLGINTTTTKLTAFATGAMFGGFAGSFFAARQGFVSPESFVFIESAIILAIVVLGGMGSLGGIAVAAVVMIGGTEILRELDFLKVVFGPDFTPELYRMLLFGMAMVIVMLWKPRGFVGSREPTAFLKERKAVSSSFTKEGHG; encoded by the coding sequence ATGGCCGTTACCGTTTCCAACAACACGGGCGATACAGTCGCCAATCCGATGGCTCGTGCTTTCCGCGAGGCAATCTATGCCGGCCTCGTCGCATTTGGGCTTTTCGTTCTGCTCATTGGCCTGAGGACCGACCAGAACATCCGCAACGAACTGGTGCTCATCCAGCGCTGGGGGCTGCTTGCTATCGTGGTGGGCATTACCGCGCTCGGCCGGTTCCTCTACGTGGCCTTCGCCATACCGGCGATGGAGCGCGCCAAGGCGGAGAAAGCGGCTGCGCCCGCCGCTGCCGCCGAGCCAGGGTTCGTTCGCCGCAATTTCAACTCACTCGGCATTGCCGCTCTGGTGCTCTATCCCATCCTGGTGGTGTCGCTGGTCGGGTTCCAGAGCTCCCTGAAATGGGTCGACAATTTCGGCATCCAGATCCTGATCTACGTGATGCTGGCATGGGGCCTGAACATCGTCGTCGGCCTCGCCGGCCTGCTCGACCTCGGTTATGTCGCCTTTTATGCGGTTGGCGCCTATGCCTACGCGCTGCTCGGCACGCATTACGGGCTGTCGTTCTGGATCCTGCTGCCCGCCGCCGGCATCATGGCTGCCTTCTGGGGCATCCTGCTTGGCTTCCCGGTCCTGCGTCTGCGCGGTGACTATCTTGCCATCGTTACGCTGGCCTTCGGCGAAATCATCCGCCTCGTGCTGATCAATTGGCGCGAGGTCACGAATGGTGCTGCCGGTATTTCCGGCATCCCCAAGGTTTCGTTCTTCGGCCTGATGTCGTTCAACGTGTCGGACCCGAACTACATCGCCAAGGTGCTGGGCATTGCCCAGTCGGGCGCCTACTACAAGATCTTCCTGTACTATCTCATCCTGGCCATGGCGCTGGTCACGGCCTTCGTCACCATCCGGCTGCGCCGCATGCCGGTGGGGCGTGCGTGGGAAGCCTTGCGCGAGGATGAGATCGCCTGCCGCTCGCTCGGCATCAACACCACCACCACCAAGCTCACGGCTTTTGCCACCGGCGCAATGTTCGGCGGGTTCGCTGGCTCCTTCTTCGCCGCCCGGCAAGGCTTCGTATCGCCGGAATCCTTCGTCTTCATCGAATCGGCTATCATCCTGGCGATCGTGGTGCTGGGTGGCATGGGTTCGCTCGGCGGCATCGCGGTCGCTGCGGTCGTGATGATCGGCGGCACCGAGATCCTGCGTGAACTGGATTTCCTCAAAGTGGTGTTCGGGCCGGACTTCACACCTGAACTCTACCGCATGCTCCTGTTCGGCATGGCCATGGTCATCGTCATGTTGTGGAAGCCACGCGGCTTCGTCGGCAGTCGCGAACCGACCGCGTTCCTCAAGGAACGAAAAGCGGTTTCAAGTTCCTTCACCAAGGAAGGACACGGCTGA
- a CDS encoding ATP-binding cassette domain-containing protein, which produces MDASSAMNKTLLQVEHLSMKFGGLVAIGDLSFEARRGEITALIGPNGAGKTTVFNCITGFYKPTEGMIRFTGHGGSEFLLERMPDFQITAKAKVARTFQNIRLFSGMTVLENLLVAQHNKLMKASGYTIVGLLGLGNYRRVSGESVELAKHWLEKADLMDRADDPAGDLPYGAQRRLEIARAMCTGPELLCLDEPAAGLNPKESLALNDLLLDIKNSTGTSILLIEHDMSVVMQISDHIVVLEYGRKISDGDPAFVRSDPKVIAAYLGVDDEEVETVLTDVGDENIIEQLEAHPDTAHGPGTSASMMAGPISETIDHVEGERVTVSKGASKAALVEARANVASEAAAASAKASRGKPAKSAGSAKSAGKVGGKTAARPEAAKSMAVAATPAAKTTKPAASAKATAAAPAAKSAKAPAAKPAAAAKPAAGISNRLSAPRGGKADNLTRIKGVGSVNEKKLNDHGIYHFDQIAAWKKADVVAAEAYLAFDGRIAREDWIGQAKLLAKGSETEFSRRVDAGDVPTSHASAKSAAAKRGGRK; this is translated from the coding sequence ATGGATGCGAGCTCCGCCATGAACAAGACGCTTCTTCAGGTCGAGCACCTGTCGATGAAATTCGGCGGCCTGGTCGCCATCGGCGATCTGTCCTTCGAGGCCCGGCGCGGCGAGATCACCGCGCTGATCGGTCCGAACGGCGCCGGCAAGACGACGGTGTTCAATTGCATCACCGGTTTCTACAAGCCGACCGAGGGCATGATACGCTTCACCGGTCACGGTGGTTCGGAATTCCTGCTCGAACGCATGCCGGACTTCCAGATCACCGCCAAGGCAAAGGTCGCCCGCACCTTCCAGAACATCCGCCTGTTTTCGGGCATGACGGTTCTGGAAAACCTGCTGGTCGCCCAGCACAACAAGCTGATGAAGGCGTCGGGCTATACGATCGTCGGCCTGCTCGGCCTCGGCAATTACCGCCGCGTGTCGGGTGAATCGGTCGAACTGGCCAAGCACTGGCTTGAAAAGGCCGACCTCATGGATCGCGCCGACGATCCCGCCGGCGACCTGCCCTATGGCGCACAGCGCCGCCTCGAGATCGCCCGTGCCATGTGCACCGGTCCGGAACTGCTCTGCCTCGACGAACCCGCAGCCGGTCTCAATCCGAAGGAATCGCTGGCGCTCAACGATCTGCTTCTGGACATCAAGAACAGCACCGGCACGTCGATCCTGCTCATCGAGCACGACATGTCGGTGGTGATGCAGATTTCCGATCACATCGTGGTGCTGGAGTATGGCCGCAAGATCTCCGATGGCGATCCGGCTTTTGTGCGCTCCGATCCCAAGGTCATCGCCGCCTATCTCGGCGTCGACGACGAAGAGGTCGAGACCGTGCTCACCGACGTCGGCGATGAGAACATCATCGAACAGCTCGAGGCGCACCCCGATACCGCGCATGGGCCAGGCACATCCGCTTCGATGATGGCCGGTCCGATCAGCGAGACGATCGACCATGTCGAAGGCGAGCGGGTGACCGTTTCCAAGGGGGCATCGAAGGCCGCGCTGGTGGAGGCACGGGCCAATGTCGCCTCGGAAGCTGCTGCGGCGAGTGCCAAGGCATCCAGAGGCAAGCCGGCGAAAAGTGCCGGTTCAGCGAAATCCGCAGGCAAGGTCGGCGGGAAGACCGCTGCCAGGCCAGAGGCCGCGAAGTCGATGGCTGTCGCAGCCACACCTGCAGCCAAGACCACGAAACCTGCAGCGTCGGCAAAAGCGACTGCAGCAGCACCTGCAGCCAAGTCAGCAAAAGCGCCGGCGGCCAAGCCGGCTGCTGCGGCGAAACCGGCAGCCGGTATATCCAACCGTCTCTCGGCACCGCGCGGCGGCAAGGCCGACAACCTGACCCGCATCAAGGGCGTCGGCTCGGTCAACGAAAAGAAGCTGAACGACCACGGCATATATCATTTCGACCAGATCGCTGCCTGGAAGAAGGCCGACGTCGTCGCGGCGGAAGCCTATCTCGCCTTTGACGGGCGCATTGCCCGCGAAGACTGGATCGGCCAGGCAAAACTGCTCGCCAAGGGCAGCGAAACGGAGTTCTCGCGTCGCGTCGATGCGGGCGATGTGCCAACCAGCCATGCGTCGGCAAAGTCCGCAGCGGCCAAGCGCGGAGGACGTAAGTGA
- a CDS encoding ABC transporter ATP-binding protein: MAGAPLLDIKGVHTYYGNIRALNGVNVSVNEGEIVALIGANGAGKSTLMMTVFGAPRARTGTITFAGTDITQMPTHEIARLRIAQSPEGRRIFPRMTVMENLQMGASLDNLKYYSEDVEKVFTLFPRLKERISQRGGTLSGGEQQMLSIGRALMARPKLLLLDEPSLGLAPLIVKQIFDAIRELNRTQGLTVFLVEQNAFGALKLATRGYVMVNGNVTMSGSGKDLLANPEVRAAYLEGGHH; the protein is encoded by the coding sequence ATGGCCGGTGCACCGCTGCTCGATATCAAGGGCGTCCACACCTACTACGGCAACATCCGCGCGCTGAACGGCGTCAATGTCAGCGTCAACGAGGGCGAGATCGTCGCTTTGATCGGTGCCAACGGTGCCGGCAAGTCGACGCTGATGATGACCGTCTTCGGCGCACCGCGGGCGCGGACCGGAACGATCACCTTCGCCGGCACCGACATCACGCAGATGCCGACGCATGAGATCGCCAGGCTGCGCATCGCGCAGTCGCCGGAAGGCCGACGCATCTTCCCGCGCATGACGGTGATGGAAAACCTGCAGATGGGCGCCAGCCTCGACAACCTCAAATATTACAGCGAGGACGTCGAGAAGGTCTTCACCCTGTTCCCCCGCCTCAAGGAGCGTATCAGCCAGCGCGGCGGCACCCTGTCGGGTGGCGAGCAGCAGATGCTGTCGATCGGGCGCGCGTTGATGGCGCGGCCGAAACTGCTTTTGCTGGATGAACCATCGCTCGGTCTTGCGCCGCTGATCGTCAAGCAGATCTTCGACGCTATTCGCGAGCTCAACCGCACGCAGGGATTGACGGTATTCCTGGTCGAGCAGAACGCCTTCGGCGCGCTGAAGCTCGCCACGCGTGGCTATGTCATGGTGAACGGCAATGTCACCATGAGCGGCAGCGGCAAGGACCTGCTCGCCAATCCGGAAGTCCGCGCCGCCTATCTCGAAGGCGGACATCACTAA